The following proteins come from a genomic window of Flavobacterium eburneipallidum:
- the mutS gene encoding DNA mismatch repair protein MutS: MSSKEKVVKETPLMKQYNEIKWKYPDACLLFRVGDFYETFGEDAIRASKILGITLTKRGAGSETETALAGFPHHSINTYLPKLVKAGLRVAICDQLEDPKMTKTIVKRGVTELVTPGVSMNDEVLQSKTNNFLAAIYFANKSIGISFLDVSTGEFLTAQGNAEYIDKLLQNFNPSEVLIPKNNKNDFRETFGDDFHTFYLEDWIYKEDYAFETLTKHFQTTSLKGFGVEELKEGIIASGAILYYLSETQHNKVQHITAIQRIAEDAYVWMDRFTIRNLELYHSYNPNAVTLLDVIDKTLSPMGGRLLKRWLALPLKDAAKISSRHQVVSYLKEHQEVLKNIQKQIKQISDLERLISKIAAGKVSPREVVYLKESLDAIIPIKTLALQSPQEAVKVIGDSLHSCDLLREKIKTVLNQDAPVAVAKGNAIAKGVNEELDDLRAISTSGKEFLEGIEKRESERTGISSLKISFNNVFGYYIEVRNTHKDKVPTEWIRKQTLVNAERYITEELKEYETKILGAEEKIYKIEVELFEQLVSWISTYIKPVQMNANLVAQLDCLCSFTQLAIENKYVCPELDETFELEIKNGRHPVIEKQLPVGVPYIANDVFLDRETQQLIMITGPNMSGKSAILRQTALIVLLAQMGSFVPADSVRMGIIDKIFTRVGASDNISMGESTFMVEMNETASILNNISDRSLVLLDEIGRGTSTYDGISIAWAIAEFLHEHPSKPKTLFATHYHELNEMSESLSRIQNYNVSVKELKDTVLFIRKLVKGGSAHSFGIHVAKMAGMPQIVILKAQKLLKKLEKDHSSEALNGIKSSKDEMQMSFFNLDDPLLEEIKEEILDLDINTITPMEALMKLNEIKRMLTKK; the protein is encoded by the coding sequence TTGTCGTCAAAAGAAAAAGTGGTCAAGGAAACGCCGTTAATGAAGCAATACAACGAAATCAAATGGAAATATCCTGATGCTTGCTTGTTGTTTAGGGTGGGAGATTTTTATGAAACATTTGGTGAAGATGCCATTCGTGCTTCCAAAATTTTGGGAATAACATTGACCAAAAGAGGAGCAGGTTCCGAGACAGAAACGGCTTTGGCAGGTTTTCCGCATCATTCCATTAATACGTATTTGCCAAAATTAGTCAAAGCAGGACTTCGTGTAGCGATTTGCGATCAGCTCGAAGATCCTAAAATGACCAAAACCATTGTAAAACGTGGTGTTACGGAATTAGTCACTCCAGGTGTTTCGATGAATGACGAGGTTTTGCAATCGAAAACAAATAATTTTTTGGCAGCCATTTATTTTGCCAACAAATCCATCGGGATTTCGTTTTTGGATGTTTCTACAGGTGAATTTTTGACTGCGCAAGGAAATGCTGAATACATTGACAAATTATTACAAAATTTCAATCCAAGTGAAGTTCTGATTCCCAAAAATAATAAAAATGATTTCCGAGAAACCTTCGGAGACGATTTTCATACTTTTTATCTCGAAGATTGGATTTACAAAGAAGATTACGCTTTCGAAACCTTGACCAAACATTTCCAGACGACCTCTTTGAAAGGTTTTGGTGTCGAAGAATTGAAGGAGGGAATCATTGCTTCGGGAGCGATTTTGTATTATTTATCCGAAACGCAACACAATAAAGTACAACACATCACAGCAATTCAGCGTATTGCAGAAGACGCCTACGTTTGGATGGATCGATTTACGATTCGTAACCTCGAATTGTATCACAGTTACAACCCTAATGCCGTGACGCTTTTGGATGTAATTGATAAAACGCTTTCGCCAATGGGTGGGCGTTTGCTCAAACGTTGGTTGGCTTTGCCTTTGAAAGATGCTGCCAAAATAAGCAGTCGTCATCAGGTGGTTTCTTATTTGAAAGAGCATCAGGAGGTGTTGAAAAATATTCAAAAGCAAATCAAGCAAATTTCCGATTTGGAGCGTTTGATTTCGAAAATTGCTGCTGGAAAAGTTTCTCCGCGTGAAGTGGTTTATCTGAAAGAATCACTAGATGCCATTATTCCGATAAAAACCTTGGCTTTGCAAAGTCCACAAGAAGCCGTGAAAGTCATTGGCGACAGTCTGCATAGTTGCGATTTATTACGTGAAAAAATAAAAACGGTCTTGAATCAAGATGCTCCTGTGGCTGTAGCCAAAGGAAATGCGATTGCCAAAGGCGTTAATGAAGAACTGGACGATTTACGGGCCATCTCAACTTCAGGCAAAGAATTCTTGGAAGGAATTGAAAAAAGAGAATCCGAAAGAACGGGAATTTCTTCTTTGAAAATTTCCTTTAATAATGTTTTTGGATATTATATCGAAGTTCGAAATACACATAAAGATAAAGTGCCAACAGAATGGATTCGTAAACAAACTTTGGTCAATGCCGAACGTTATATTACCGAGGAATTAAAAGAATATGAAACCAAAATTCTGGGTGCCGAAGAAAAAATCTACAAGATAGAAGTAGAGCTTTTCGAACAATTAGTGAGTTGGATTTCGACTTATATCAAACCCGTTCAAATGAATGCCAATTTGGTAGCACAATTGGATTGTTTGTGTTCGTTTACGCAATTGGCTATCGAAAATAAATATGTTTGTCCAGAATTAGACGAAACATTCGAATTAGAAATTAAAAACGGAAGGCATCCTGTTATCGAAAAACAATTACCTGTTGGCGTGCCTTATATTGCCAATGATGTTTTCTTGGATAGAGAAACGCAACAGTTGATAATGATTACGGGGCCAAATATGTCTGGAAAATCGGCTATTTTGCGTCAAACCGCTTTAATTGTGCTCTTGGCTCAAATGGGAAGTTTTGTTCCAGCAGATAGTGTGAGAATGGGAATTATCGACAAAATATTCACTAGAGTAGGAGCTTCGGATAATATTTCTATGGGAGAATCTACTTTTATGGTCGAAATGAATGAAACGGCTTCCATCTTGAATAACATCTCCGATAGAAGTTTAGTGCTGTTGGACGAAATTGGAAGGGGAACCAGTACCTATGATGGGATTTCTATTGCTTGGGCAATTGCAGAATTTTTACACGAGCATCCTTCAAAACCGAAAACGCTTTTTGCCACACATTATCACGAATTGAATGAAATGAGTGAATCGTTATCTAGAATCCAGAATTATAATGTTTCGGTAAAAGAGTTAAAAGACACCGTGCTTTTTATTCGAAAATTGGTAAAAGGAGGAAGTGCTCATAGTTTTGGAATTCACGTGGCAAAAATGGCGGGAATGCCTCAAATCGTGATTTTGAAAGCACAAAAGCTATTGAAGAAATTGGAGAAAGACCATTCCAGTGAAGCCTTGAACGGAATTAAATCATCGAAGGACGAAATGCAAATGAGTTTCTTTAATCTGGATGATCCTTTGCTAGAAGAAATCAAAGAAGAGATATTGGATTTAGACATCAACACGATTACACCAATGGAAGCCTTGATGAAACTCAATGAAATCAAAAGAATGTTGACCAAAAAATAA
- a CDS encoding DegT/DnrJ/EryC1/StrS family aminotransferase, protein MKKIQMVDLKSQYDKIKDTVNASIQEVLDTNTYINGPLVHQFQKNLEEYLDVKHVIPCANGTDALQIAMMGLDLKPGDEVITADFTFAATVEVIALLQLTPVLVDVDLHNMNISIEAIKRAITPKTKAIVPVHLFGRAANMEAIMAIANEHNLYVIEDNAQAIGANCKFSNGTKKKAGTIGNVSSTSFFPSKNLGCYGDGGAIFTNDDALAHKIRGIVNHGMYERYHHDVVGVNSRLDSIQAGVLNAKLPFLDEYNTARQNAARKYTLAFDGHKNIIAPSICDICDCHVFHQYVLRIIDADRDALMQHLLDKGIPCAIYYPIPLHSQKAYADSRYKEDHFPVTNQLVKEVIALPMHTELDDEQIQFITNSVLEFLNK, encoded by the coding sequence ATGAAAAAAATTCAAATGGTTGACTTAAAAAGTCAATATGATAAAATAAAAGATACTGTTAATGCTTCTATTCAAGAAGTTTTGGATACCAATACCTACATTAACGGACCACTGGTTCATCAATTTCAAAAAAATCTCGAAGAATATCTCGATGTAAAACATGTAATTCCTTGTGCTAACGGAACCGATGCTTTGCAAATTGCTATGATGGGCTTGGATTTAAAGCCAGGCGATGAGGTTATTACTGCCGATTTTACCTTTGCAGCAACTGTTGAAGTAATTGCTTTGTTGCAACTGACACCTGTTTTGGTTGATGTTGATTTGCACAATATGAATATTTCTATCGAAGCGATTAAACGTGCGATTACCCCAAAAACTAAAGCTATTGTTCCTGTTCATTTGTTTGGTCGTGCGGCAAATATGGAAGCAATAATGGCAATTGCAAACGAGCATAACTTATATGTAATTGAAGATAATGCACAAGCTATTGGAGCTAACTGTAAGTTTTCGAATGGAACAAAAAAGAAAGCAGGAACTATTGGAAATGTAAGTTCAACCTCATTTTTTCCATCTAAAAATTTAGGCTGTTATGGCGATGGTGGGGCGATTTTTACCAATGACGATGCTCTAGCACACAAGATTAGAGGAATTGTAAACCACGGAATGTACGAGCGTTACCACCACGATGTGGTTGGGGTTAATTCCCGTTTGGATAGTATTCAAGCTGGAGTTTTGAATGCGAAATTACCATTTTTGGATGAGTACAACACGGCACGCCAAAATGCTGCTAGAAAATATACATTAGCTTTCGATGGACACAAAAATATCATCGCGCCAAGTATTTGTGATATTTGTGACTGTCACGTTTTTCATCAATATGTATTGCGAATTATTGATGCTGATCGTGATGCTTTGATGCAACATTTGTTAGACAAAGGAATTCCTTGTGCTATTTATTATCCAATTCCGTTGCATTCGCAAAAAGCGTATGCGGATTCTCGCTATAAAGAAGACCATTTTCCAGTAACCAATCAATTGGTGAAAGAAGTAATTGCTTTGCCAATGCACACTGAATTAGACGATGAGCAAATACAATTCATTACAAACAGCGTTTTGGAATTTTTAAATAAATAA
- a CDS encoding RNA methyltransferase: MRKLENSELERKSVEDFKQSEKTPIIIVLDDIRSLHNIGSVFRTADAFLIEKIILCGITATPPNKEINKTALGATDTVTWEHNENVLDVIQNLKNEKVTVLAIEQVESAVFLQDFTVEKDKKYALVFGNEVFGVSQEAVAICDGCIEIPQLGTKHSLNISVSTGIVVWDLFKKMKWNL; the protein is encoded by the coding sequence ATGAGAAAATTAGAAAATAGCGAACTAGAACGAAAATCTGTTGAAGATTTTAAACAATCCGAAAAAACGCCAATCATCATTGTTTTAGACGATATCCGAAGTTTGCATAATATCGGTTCTGTTTTTAGAACTGCAGATGCTTTTTTAATTGAAAAAATTATTCTGTGTGGCATTACCGCAACACCTCCCAACAAGGAAATTAACAAAACAGCACTTGGCGCAACTGACACTGTTACTTGGGAACACAACGAAAATGTTTTGGACGTTATCCAAAATTTAAAAAACGAAAAAGTTACTGTACTTGCCATTGAGCAAGTAGAAAGCGCCGTTTTTCTTCAAGATTTTACTGTTGAAAAAGATAAAAAATACGCCTTGGTTTTCGGAAATGAAGTTTTCGGAGTTTCACAAGAGGCTGTAGCTATTTGTGATGGTTGCATCGAAATTCCTCAATTAGGAACGAAACACTCTTTGAATATTTCTGTGAGTACTGGAATTGTAGTTTGGGATTTATTCAAAAAAATGAAATGGAATTTATAA
- a CDS encoding 3-deoxy-D-manno-octulosonic acid transferase, whose translation MLFLYNTIVQIANISLKIIAQFSPKIKLFVDGRKPVFEILKAKIKSEDKTIWFHAASLGEYEQGLPVIEKIKEKFPNHKIVITFFSPSGYEVRKNNTVADVTVYLPLDTRKKAQMFLKLVHPEMAFFIKYEYWPNYLNELHKLKTPTYLISGIFRENQMFFKWYGGFYRKALETFTYFFVQNESSKKLLLQLDKTNVAISGDTRFDRVAAILEKDNSLDFIENFKNNTLTIVIGSSWPKDESLLVDYINQTSEKVKFIIAPHNIKQEQIQELKNSISKKTVLFSEIGAGRDLSLQDFDVFIIDTIGILTKIYSYADIAYVGGGFGHPGVHNILEPATFGVPIVIGSNYSHFAEATALVSMQGCTSIDSKKELHDAFSNLINNDDIRNEKGHICSTFVQMNKGATTIIMKNIL comes from the coding sequence ATGCTTTTTCTCTACAATACAATCGTTCAGATTGCGAATATTTCATTAAAAATCATCGCCCAATTCAGTCCAAAAATCAAACTTTTTGTTGATGGCAGAAAACCTGTTTTCGAAATTTTGAAAGCAAAAATTAAATCCGAAGACAAAACAATTTGGTTTCACGCTGCCTCACTTGGTGAGTACGAACAAGGCTTGCCAGTTATCGAAAAAATAAAAGAAAAATTTCCGAATCATAAAATCGTGATTACTTTTTTCTCGCCTTCGGGTTATGAAGTTAGAAAAAATAATACTGTTGCCGATGTTACGGTGTACTTGCCTTTGGACACGCGAAAAAAAGCTCAAATGTTTTTAAAATTAGTTCATCCCGAAATGGCATTCTTCATCAAATATGAATATTGGCCGAATTATTTGAATGAACTTCATAAATTAAAAACTCCAACTTATTTGATTTCGGGAATTTTTAGAGAAAATCAAATGTTCTTCAAATGGTATGGCGGATTTTACAGAAAAGCTTTAGAAACATTCACTTATTTTTTTGTACAAAATGAAAGTTCAAAAAAACTACTACTACAATTAGACAAAACCAATGTAGCCATTTCTGGAGACACCCGCTTTGACCGAGTGGCTGCTATTTTAGAGAAAGACAATTCATTGGATTTTATTGAAAATTTCAAAAACAACACTTTGACCATTGTTATTGGAAGTTCGTGGCCAAAAGACGAAAGTTTATTAGTGGATTACATCAATCAAACCTCTGAAAAGGTTAAGTTTATTATTGCTCCACACAATATCAAACAGGAACAAATTCAAGAATTAAAAAATTCAATTTCAAAAAAAACAGTTTTATTTTCGGAAATAGGAGCAGGTCGCGACCTATCCCTACAAGATTTTGACGTTTTCATTATCGACACTATCGGAATCCTAACAAAAATCTATAGTTATGCTGATATTGCTTATGTTGGTGGCGGTTTCGGACATCCAGGCGTTCACAATATTTTAGAACCAGCCACTTTTGGAGTACCTATCGTTATTGGTTCCAATTACTCTCACTTTGCAGAAGCAACCGCTTTAGTGAGTATGCAAGGATGCACTTCTATCGACAGTAAAAAAGAACTTCATGATGCTTTCTCCAACCTAATCAATAATGATGATATTCGAAATGAAAAAGGACATATTTGCAGCACTTTTGTACAAATGAACAAAGGTGCAACAACTATCATTATGAAGAATATTTTATAA
- a CDS encoding nuclear transport factor 2 family protein: protein MKYFFTIFTLVFFQFSGLAQNDSKSKEETAVASRVETLRQAMIDADGKKLKELTSSALSYGHSSGKIENQAIFIEKIANGESDFVTIEFQNQTIEMVGDVAIVRHNLAAHTKDGGVDKDIKIGILLVWQKQKNKWLLIARQAFKLPS from the coding sequence ATGAAATACTTTTTTACAATTTTTACGCTAGTTTTTTTTCAATTTTCAGGTTTAGCTCAAAACGATTCTAAATCAAAAGAAGAAACTGCTGTTGCTTCTCGTGTGGAAACTTTGCGACAAGCGATGATTGATGCCGATGGGAAAAAGCTAAAGGAATTAACTTCTTCTGCTTTAAGCTACGGACATTCTAGCGGAAAAATTGAAAACCAAGCTATTTTTATAGAAAAAATTGCCAATGGCGAATCTGATTTTGTAACGATTGAGTTTCAAAACCAAACCATCGAAATGGTGGGCGATGTGGCAATCGTTCGACATAATTTAGCAGCACATACGAAAGATGGCGGAGTTGATAAAGATATAAAAATTGGGATACTGTTAGTTTGGCAAAAGCAAAAAAACAAATGGTTACTCATTGCCAGACAAGCTTTTAAATTACCATCATAA
- a CDS encoding T9SS type B sorting domain-containing protein, which translates to MKKFFFLFILFSSFLGQAQYTPIPDSNFENALILLGIDSGMIDGQVLTNDINTITSLDVTNSNITDLTGIEAFTNLETLNCAFNSLTTLDLGGNIHLKILNCTLNKITNLDVSNNINLDRLSCFENQLSNLNISTNINLTYLDCSDNNLASLDLKNNLLLVDLFCLSNNLTSLDLSKNNNLEDVWCQSNKLKFLDVSKNTKLTRLYCFNNELVYLNLKNGNNFAINNPSARFFNNPKLECIQVDNVAYSNVVWTAKDATASYSTACPNVPPIVNAAGNQIYCPQTSQKIATSFDIVDPDDAVTDAVYIQISSGYVNGQDLLTLVNPSSHPTIKSVWDAGTGKLTLSSSTSGTLVSYLDFIAAVKDVEFSNSSATPSGTRNFSISLGQANYLPSTGHYYQYVSNLGIIWTDAKATAEASTYYGLKGYLATLLSLDEAKLTGEQASGAGWIGGSDAETEGVWKWVTGPEAGTIFWNGVGNGSTPNFAFWNTQNNEPNQRGDEDYAHITAPGVGILGSWNDLSNAGQTSGNFQPKGYIVEYGGMPGDAILQISASTTISIPRIVSTTPDSKCGSGTVTLQATADSGGIINWYNTSSGGTVLHTGNSFTTPLLTTTTSYYVATGCGLTRTPITATIDEIPTIISTNSGVSRCGSGTLTLTANASTGSINWYDVPNGGNVLGTGISFTTPILNSNKTYYIEAVNNGCSNSTRTVVNALIYAYPIASDQEIIKCKSESINLDAGISGMTYLWSTGEKSQVITVTNSGIYTVIITSPSPENCSTTKTITVTENNIPEIDYVEVKETTVTIHLKQQELYYEYSVDGIYYQSSNVFFNVPGGLQTAYVREVNFCGSDELDFVVLITPSFFTPNNDSYNDVWEIKGLFSYANAQVSIFDRYGKLITTLNVNKPSWDGTFNNYPLPSDDYWYILTVDGTEKRGHFSLKR; encoded by the coding sequence ATGAAAAAATTCTTTTTTCTTTTCATTCTTTTTTCTTCCTTTTTGGGACAGGCTCAATATACACCTATTCCAGATTCTAATTTTGAAAATGCACTTATTCTTTTAGGCATAGATAGCGGTATGATTGACGGTCAAGTACTGACAAACGACATAAACACGATAACCAGTTTAGATGTAACAAACTCAAACATCACAGATTTAACAGGAATTGAGGCTTTTACTAATTTAGAAACTCTCAATTGCGCTTTTAATTCATTAACCACATTAGATTTAGGTGGAAATATTCATTTGAAAATTTTGAATTGTACATTGAATAAAATCACTAATCTTGATGTTAGTAACAACATAAATTTAGACAGACTTTCTTGCTTTGAAAATCAATTATCGAATTTGAACATTAGTACAAATATCAATTTAACTTACCTCGATTGTTCTGACAATAACTTGGCTAGTTTAGATTTAAAAAACAACCTTCTTTTAGTGGATTTATTCTGTCTTTCGAACAACTTAACCAGTTTAGATTTGTCAAAAAACAATAATTTGGAGGATGTATGGTGTCAATCTAATAAATTAAAATTTTTAGACGTTTCCAAAAATACAAAGCTAACAAGGTTATATTGTTTCAACAACGAATTAGTTTATTTAAACCTCAAAAACGGAAATAATTTTGCGATAAATAATCCATCAGCTCGTTTTTTTAACAACCCAAAACTAGAGTGTATTCAAGTAGATAATGTAGCCTATTCCAATGTGGTTTGGACTGCAAAAGATGCAACAGCAAGTTATTCAACAGCTTGCCCTAATGTTCCTCCAATAGTTAACGCTGCTGGGAATCAAATTTATTGCCCACAAACTAGCCAAAAAATAGCAACCTCTTTTGATATTGTCGATCCAGACGATGCGGTAACTGATGCGGTTTACATCCAAATTTCTTCGGGTTATGTGAATGGACAAGATCTATTAACACTTGTTAATCCTAGTTCGCACCCAACTATTAAATCCGTTTGGGATGCCGGAACAGGAAAACTCACTTTATCAAGTTCTACATCAGGAACATTAGTTTCTTATCTGGATTTTATTGCTGCTGTAAAAGATGTTGAATTCAGTAATTCATCAGCAACACCATCAGGAACTCGTAATTTTTCTATTAGTTTAGGACAAGCCAATTATTTACCCTCAACAGGACATTATTATCAATATGTTTCTAATTTAGGCATTATTTGGACAGATGCAAAAGCAACCGCAGAGGCCAGTACTTATTATGGATTAAAGGGGTATTTAGCCACTCTATTGTCTCTAGACGAAGCCAAACTAACTGGCGAGCAAGCCTCTGGGGCTGGCTGGATTGGTGGAAGTGATGCTGAAACAGAAGGGGTGTGGAAATGGGTCACAGGTCCAGAAGCAGGAACTATTTTCTGGAACGGAGTTGGCAACGGAAGTACACCCAATTTTGCTTTTTGGAACACTCAAAATAACGAACCCAACCAACGAGGAGACGAAGATTATGCACATATTACAGCTCCTGGTGTTGGAATATTAGGCTCTTGGAATGATTTATCCAATGCGGGACAAACAAGTGGTAATTTCCAACCCAAGGGTTATATTGTAGAATATGGTGGAATGCCAGGAGATGCAATTCTACAAATCTCGGCAAGTACTACAATTAGTATTCCAAGAATCGTTAGTACTACACCTGACTCTAAATGTGGTTCTGGAACTGTAACCTTGCAAGCAACTGCAGATTCTGGTGGGATTATAAACTGGTACAACACTTCATCAGGAGGAACGGTATTGCATACAGGAAATTCTTTTACAACTCCATTATTGACTACTACAACTTCTTATTATGTAGCAACAGGTTGTGGCTTGACCCGAACTCCTATTACAGCGACAATAGATGAAATCCCTACTATTATTTCAACAAATTCAGGTGTTTCTAGATGCGGATCGGGAACGTTAACACTTACTGCAAATGCTAGTACAGGAAGCATTAATTGGTATGATGTTCCTAATGGAGGAAATGTACTAGGTACAGGAATTAGTTTTACAACTCCAATTTTAAACAGCAACAAAACCTATTATATCGAAGCTGTTAATAATGGTTGTAGTAATAGTACTCGAACCGTAGTTAACGCTTTAATTTATGCCTACCCAATAGCATCAGACCAAGAAATAATCAAATGCAAATCAGAATCAATTAATTTGGATGCAGGCATTTCTGGAATGACTTACTTATGGTCAACAGGCGAAAAGAGTCAAGTAATTACAGTGACAAATTCTGGAATTTATACCGTTATTATTACCAGTCCATCACCCGAAAATTGTAGTACCACAAAAACAATTACTGTCACCGAAAATAATATTCCCGAAATAGATTATGTAGAAGTCAAAGAAACTACTGTCACTATCCACTTAAAACAACAAGAACTGTATTATGAATATTCGGTTGATGGAATTTATTATCAAAGTTCGAATGTGTTTTTCAATGTTCCAGGTGGATTACAAACGGCTTATGTTCGTGAAGTCAACTTTTGTGGTTCTGACGAGCTGGATTTTGTTGTTTTGATTACGCCATCATTTTTTACTCCAAACAATGATTCTTATAATGATGTTTGGGAAATAAAAGGATTATTCAGTTATGCAAATGCACAAGTCAGCATTTTTGACCGATACGGAAAATTGATTACTACTTTAAACGTCAATAAACCAAGTTGGGACGGAACATTTAACAATTATCCATTACCTTCTGATGACTATTGGTATATTTTAACCGTTGACGGAACTGAAAAAAGAGGACATTTTTCACTAAAAAGATAA
- a CDS encoding DUF1573 domain-containing protein, translating to MKKIITLSIALLAFSFSNAQETSKNKKTTKKITSTKTAVASPKVDGAGMVFVSETIDYGTVAANSDGKREFVLTNNGNKPLIITNAVGSCGCTVPTFPKEPIAPGAKAVIGVKYDTSRAGQPFNKTVTITSNAAGIPSKVLTIKGTVLAADAPKS from the coding sequence ATGAAAAAAATCATCACACTATCAATAGCCTTATTGGCATTCAGTTTTTCGAATGCTCAAGAAACCTCTAAAAATAAAAAAACTACTAAAAAAATCACTTCTACCAAAACTGCTGTAGCCAGTCCGAAAGTAGATGGTGCGGGGATGGTTTTCGTGTCTGAAACTATTGATTATGGTACTGTAGCAGCAAATTCAGACGGGAAACGTGAATTTGTACTTACTAACAATGGTAACAAGCCATTAATTATAACTAATGCTGTAGGTTCTTGCGGATGTACAGTTCCAACTTTTCCAAAAGAACCAATTGCTCCAGGTGCAAAAGCGGTTATTGGAGTAAAATACGACACTTCAAGAGCTGGTCAACCGTTTAATAAAACAGTAACAATTACTTCAAATGCTGCTGGTATTCCTTCAAAAGTACTTACTATTAAAGGAACTGTACTTGCTGCTGATGCTCCAAAAAGTTAA